A DNA window from Myxocyprinus asiaticus isolate MX2 ecotype Aquarium Trade chromosome 45, UBuf_Myxa_2, whole genome shotgun sequence contains the following coding sequences:
- the dnajb9b gene encoding dnaJ homolog subfamily B member 9, with the protein MATAQSVLTVAVCILLITELIVAEKDYYEILGIPKDASDRQIKKAFHKLAMRYHPDKNKSPEAEAKFREIAEAYETLSDDKRRQEYDQMRSSPFSREGTREGGDHFHQHFNFNFDDLFTDFDIFGHNPHLHSERHFEKHFQAHEEASTRHRRHFQNSFGGGIFDDMFEDMERMFSFDGHQTRTQSRFHGSGRQQCRTVTQRRGNMVNTYTDCS; encoded by the exons ATGGCAACAGCTCAGTCAGTGTTAACAGTGGCTGTGTGCATTCTGCTCATCACAGAGCTGATTGTGGCTGAGAAAGATTACTATGAGATCCTGGGCATCCCCAAAGATGCATCTGATCGGCAGATCAAAAAAGCCTTCCACAAATTAGCCATGAGGTATCACCCCGATAAAAACAAAAGCCCTGAAGCAGAAGCAAAGTTCAGAGAGATTGCAGAGG CATATGAAACATTATCAGATGACAAGCGGAGACAGGAGTACGATCAGATGAGGAGCAGTCCTTTCTCCAGAGAGGGCACGAGAGAAGGTGGCGACCACTTCCATCAACATTTCAACTTCAACTTCGACGATTTATTCACAGACTTTGACATCTTTGGACACAACCCTCACTTGCACAGTGAAAGACATTTTGAGAAACACTTTCAGGCTCACGAAGAAGCCAGTACCAGACACAGGAGGCACTTCCAGAACTCTTTCGGTGGTGGTATTTTTGACGACATGTTTGAAGACATGGAAAGGATGTTTTCTTTTGATGGACACCAAACTCGGACACAGAGCAGGTTTCATGGTTCTGGCAGACAGCAATGCAGGACTGTCACACAGCGAAGGGGCAACATGGTCAATACATACACCGACTGCTCCTGA
- the spic gene encoding transcription factor Spi-C, with protein MGSLENDINQDFQDAIDVIQRHSEILYYDTENKYYENLESQQLSVRHAISCYQFTPHFEPPGPTYDWNESTSWSHIVPDVSPLASTVPAFYSNLPQRNGKGRKKLRLYEYLHEALHDDNMGDSIQWTDQGSGIFHFISKNKEKLAECWGQRKGNRKTMTYQKMARALRNYSRTGEIVKVRRKLTYQFNPAILQRLSTLPGYSSGPSSREMALHQQSSAEHVYYSSAVPDCHYWYGQYPYQGEYDLATVLTMHEDPKTSP; from the exons ATG GGATCTCTTGAAAACGACATCAATCAAGATTTTCAGGATGCCATTGATGTAATTCAGCGTCACTCTGAGATACTATACTATGACACAG aaaataaatactaTGAGAATTTGGAAAGTCAACAGCTGTCGGTGAGACACGCCATCTCATGCTATCAGTTCACACCGCATTTTGAGCCTCCAGGACCCACGTATGACTGGAATGAGTCCACG TCATGGTCTCACATTGTGCCGGATGTATCTCCATTGGCTTCTACTGTGCCAGCATTTTATTCAAATTTACCACAGCGCAATGGAAAAG GTCGTAAGAAGTTACGTTTATATGAGTATCTGCACGAGGCTCTCCACGATGACAACATGGGTGACTCCATCCAGTGGACGGACCAAGGGAGCGGCATCTTTCACTTCATCTCAAAAAATAAAGAGAAACTGGCCGAGTGCTGGGGTCAACGCAAGGGCAACCGCAAGACCATGACCTACCAGAAAATGGCACGCGCCCTCCGCAACTACAGCCGCACGGGCGAGATTGTGAAAGTGCGTCGCAAACTGACGTATCAGTTTAATCCAGCAATACTGCAGAGACTGAGCACACTGCCAGGCTACAGCTCCGGCCCTTCGTCCAGAGAGATGGCCCTTCATCAGCAAAGCTCTGCTGAGCATGTGTACTATAGCTCTGCTGTACCTGACTGTCATTACTGGTATGGGCAGTACCCATACCAGGGCGAGTATGACCTCGCCACTGTACTGACGATGCATGAAGATCCAAAAACGTCTCCGTGA
- the spi2 gene encoding transcription factor Spi-C, whose translation MNSSQEYQTDLEVILEFLEEHYRQESIRKSLWENTKDLCAISTSEVVDTSGEQFSNALERRDSQLQLSAPVAQQVTGSPVKANVYDSYTDCGANCSVTEVHNQSLVLHSASIGQDLNALNGPDRPLTQHSAPERSAKSCASITPAEKGKKLRLFHFLFEVLEDPGMSHCVSWVPASAGVFRFSARHKERVAELWGQRKGNRMPMTYQKMSRALRNYAHSGEIIKVKKKLTYQFSVATLSTLRSQRGIKNAQCGSK comes from the exons ATG aACAGTTCACAGGAATATCAGACCGATTTGGAGGTGATTCTGGAATTTCTCGAGGAGCACTACAGACAGGAATCTATAAGGAAATCCCTATGGGAAAACA CAAAGGATCTCTGTGCCATATCAACTAGTGAAGTTGTGGACACTTCTGGAGAACAATTCAGCAATGCGTTAGAAAGAAGAGACTCTCAGCTGCAGCTTTCTGCACCTGTAGCTCAGCAG GTCACAGGGTCTCCAGTCAAAGCAAATGTATATGATTCATATACGGACTGTGGGGCAAACTGCAGTGTTACTGAAGTACACAATCAGTCATTAGTCCTTCACAGTGCTTCGATTGGGCAAGATTTAAATGCCCTAAACGGACCAGATAGACCTTTAACTCAACATTCAGCACCTGAAAGAAGTGCTAAATCATGTGCCAGCATTACACCTGCAGAGAAAG GGAAAAAGCTGCGTCTATTCCACTTCCTGTTTGAAGTGCTAGAGGACCCAGGTATGTCTCACTGTGTGTCCTGGGTGCCAGCTTCGGCTGGTGTCTTCCGCTTTTCTGCCAGGCACAAGGAGAGAGTGGCAGAGTTATGGGGGCAGAGGAAGGGCAACCGAATGCCTATGACCTACCAGAAAATGTCCCGTGCCCTAAGAAATTACGCCCACTCAGGAGAGATCATTAAAGTGAAAAAGAAACTgacttaccagttcagtgttgCTACTCTGTCAACTTTACGAAGTCAGCGTGGAATAAAGAATGCACAATGTGGATCTAAATGA